One window from the genome of Pseudomonadota bacterium encodes:
- a CDS encoding DUF1028 domain-containing protein — protein sequence MTFSILAFDREQDLIGSAVASKWTGVGGCTQFFRPGTGLVNIQNHSYAQVAYRILDNIETGMALSDSLAQALSGDNAREKRQCLLADLHGHFHAASGAACSGIFRHKVSVNCAAAGNTLAKPDVVDAMIDAYESSASNVMTERLLDALEAGQAAGGDSRGQEAAAIKVYKTTYPVQRFYPIDLRADSHDAPLEELRRLYTIFGENDRRVEF from the coding sequence ATGACTTTTTCCATTCTTGCCTTTGACCGCGAACAAGACCTCATCGGCAGTGCCGTTGCCAGCAAATGGACAGGCGTCGGCGGATGCACGCAATTTTTTCGCCCCGGCACAGGGCTGGTCAATATCCAGAACCATTCCTATGCACAGGTCGCCTACCGCATTCTGGACAATATCGAGACCGGTATGGCTTTATCCGACAGCCTTGCGCAAGCCTTAAGCGGTGACAATGCCCGCGAAAAGCGGCAATGTCTTCTGGCGGATTTGCACGGCCATTTCCATGCCGCATCGGGCGCAGCCTGCAGCGGCATCTTCCGTCATAAGGTCTCCGTCAATTGCGCGGCCGCAGGCAATACGCTCGCCAAGCCCGATGTCGTTGATGCCATGATTGACGCCTATGAAAGCTCCGCATCAAATGTGATGACGGAACGGCTGCTGGATGCGCTTGAAGCCGGACAAGCGGCAGGCGGCGACAGCCGCGGGCAGGAAGCAGCGGCAATCAAAGTCTATAAAACAACCTACCCCGTCCAGCGTTTTTATCCGATTGATCTGCGCGCCGACAGCCATGATGCGCCGCTGGAAGAATTACGCCGTCTTTATACTATTTTCGGGGAAAATGATCGCCGCGTTGAGTTTTAA
- a CDS encoding sel1 repeat family protein: MKKLFAAAFCTIFLLSGFLLSGFLLSGSPAHAASAEAVQAAPTPPESASPTDAIEAAANQGDRDAQYTLGTFYMHGHHKQQNHELAEKWLKSAAESGQKDAPGKLGLLYAATPFSDYPEACFWLTLAVHEGDAASTALLEKIRGHLTKQEKAALNERLVQWITTNKAAPAQ; encoded by the coding sequence ATGAAAAAACTCTTCGCTGCAGCATTCTGCACAATCTTTCTGCTTTCCGGCTTTCTGCTTTCCGGCTTTCTGCTTTCCGGCAGTCCGGCGCATGCCGCATCTGCGGAGGCCGTACAGGCCGCACCCACACCGCCGGAATCCGCATCCCCGACCGATGCCATCGAGGCCGCCGCCAATCAGGGCGACCGCGATGCGCAATATACGCTGGGCACCTTTTACATGCACGGCCATCACAAACAGCAAAATCACGAACTGGCGGAAAAATGGCTGAAAAGCGCCGCGGAAAGCGGCCAGAAAGATGCCCCCGGCAAGCTGGGACTGCTTTATGCCGCGACTCCCTTCAGCGACTATCCCGAAGCCTGTTTCTGGCTGACACTGGCCGTGCATGAAGGTGACGCGGCCTCCACCGCATTACTGGAAAAGATACGCGGCCACCTAACCAAACAAGAAAAAGCCGCTCTGAATGAGCGGCTGGTGCAATGGATTACAACAAATAAAGCGGCCCCCGCGCAATAG
- a CDS encoding bifunctional folylpolyglutamate synthase/dihydrofolate synthase encodes MTTAQTHISLTDPNAAFSGLTHRNTDIAACLDRLRLLQPLEMISAPAKQRMLPLLNKMGDPQLAIAPVIHVAGTNGKGSVLAYLQAVFEAAGYDVHKFTSPHLVHFNERIVLAGEDISDELLLDALQATEKAVNGENIRFFDAATLAALYAFACVPADIVLLETGMGGKLDSTNIFDAPLCAALSTVSLDHTGVLGTTHEDIATTKCGIAKPDKPFVIGRQEKDSIYDLAIRLAQENNALPYCYGRDWQISEQDGLLSFKGRYREWVLPRPQMAGTYQVENAGLALAMLEQVLEKNSYDIAAGDVAAGIRQAQWRGRLQRIVNGPLCEVLGKGEKLWLDGGHNGSAARMLAEEIKKWDKPTDIVLALSRKRYYNEVLTPLAQAARSVTLVPLKNYEQVLYDLPDLQKLDTDKNFDLHFAPSWQDALRHLAGGDGNILIAGSLYLAGDVLKEHG; translated from the coding sequence ATGACAACAGCACAGACACATATTTCCCTGACCGATCCCAATGCGGCTTTTTCAGGATTAACGCACCGCAATACCGATATTGCGGCCTGCCTTGACCGTCTGCGCCTGCTGCAGCCGCTGGAAATGATTTCCGCCCCCGCAAAGCAGCGGATGCTGCCGCTTTTGAACAAAATGGGTGATCCGCAACTGGCTATCGCTCCGGTGATTCATGTGGCGGGAACCAACGGGAAAGGCTCGGTACTCGCCTATCTGCAAGCGGTGTTTGAAGCCGCCGGTTATGATGTGCATAAATTCACCTCCCCCCATCTTGTGCATTTTAACGAACGGATTGTACTGGCAGGGGAAGATATCAGCGATGAACTGCTGCTGGATGCGCTGCAAGCCACGGAGAAAGCTGTAAATGGTGAAAATATCCGTTTTTTCGATGCGGCGACACTGGCAGCACTTTATGCCTTTGCCTGTGTTCCCGCCGACATCGTGCTGCTGGAAACGGGAATGGGCGGCAAGCTTGATTCCACAAATATTTTCGATGCGCCGCTTTGCGCTGCGCTGTCCACCGTTTCGCTGGATCATACCGGCGTGCTGGGGACAACGCATGAAGACATCGCGACCACAAAATGCGGCATTGCCAAACCGGATAAACCCTTTGTTATCGGGCGGCAGGAAAAAGATAGCATCTATGATCTGGCTATCCGGCTTGCGCAGGAAAACAACGCCCTGCCCTATTGTTATGGGCGTGATTGGCAAATTTCCGAACAAGACGGCTTGCTGTCTTTCAAAGGCCGATACCGGGAATGGGTACTGCCGCGTCCGCAAATGGCCGGCACCTATCAAGTGGAGAATGCAGGGCTGGCACTGGCCATGCTGGAGCAGGTTTTGGAAAAAAACAGCTATGACATTGCAGCAGGCGATGTCGCTGCAGGCATCCGGCAGGCGCAATGGCGCGGACGGCTACAGCGGATTGTGAACGGACCGCTTTGTGAAGTACTGGGAAAAGGCGAAAAACTGTGGTTGGATGGCGGTCATAACGGTTCTGCCGCACGGATGCTGGCGGAAGAAATCAAAAAATGGGACAAGCCGACCGATATCGTGCTCGCCCTGTCGCGCAAACGCTATTATAACGAGGTTCTGACACCACTGGCGCAAGCCGCGCGCAGTGTCACACTTGTTCCGCTGAAAAATTACGAACAGGTTCTCTACGACCTGCCCGATCTGCAAAAACTGGATACGGACAAGAATTTTGACCTGCATTTTGCACCGTCATGGCAGGATGCCCTGCGCCATCTGGCTGGGGGGGACGGCAATATCCTGATTGCGGGGTCGCTCTATCTTGCAGGAGATGTTTTGAAAGAACATGGTTGA
- a CDS encoding NAD(P)/FAD-dependent oxidoreductase — translation MTNVIKTDAIIIGAGPVGLFAVFELGLLDIRAHLIDILDRPGGQCAELYPEKPIYDIPALPVVTGQELTDRLMEQIAPFHPIFHFSQMADSLEKTADGLWRVSTDMETVLEAPVVIIAAGGGSFTPKKPPIKGLDEYEGKSVFYAVRKIDQFRDKNILISGGGDSALDWVLNLQPIAKSVTLVHRRDDFRAAPDSVNKMRALANDNKITLHIAEPVALNGQGGMLESVHLRSKTAGEFDVACDTFLPFYGLTMKLGPVADFGLNLHENLIPVDTEKFETSTAGIFAIGDINHYPGKLKLILSGFHEAALMAQQAFRYIYPDKKLRFQYTTSSSNLQEKLGVK, via the coding sequence ATGACCAATGTAATAAAAACAGATGCGATTATTATCGGCGCAGGGCCTGTCGGCCTCTTTGCGGTATTCGAGCTTGGCTTGCTGGATATCCGCGCCCATCTGATTGATATTCTTGACCGCCCCGGCGGACAATGCGCGGAACTCTATCCCGAAAAACCGATTTATGATATCCCCGCCTTGCCGGTTGTCACGGGGCAGGAGCTGACGGATCGTTTGATGGAACAGATCGCGCCTTTTCATCCCATATTTCATTTTTCACAAATGGCCGATTCCCTTGAAAAAACGGCAGATGGCCTGTGGCGCGTCAGCACCGATATGGAGACAGTTCTGGAGGCACCTGTTGTCATTATCGCCGCAGGCGGCGGCAGTTTCACGCCGAAAAAGCCGCCGATCAAAGGCCTTGACGAATATGAAGGGAAATCGGTCTTTTATGCCGTACGCAAAATCGACCAGTTCCGCGATAAGAATATCCTGATTTCCGGCGGCGGCGATTCCGCGCTGGACTGGGTTCTGAACCTGCAGCCGATTGCCAAATCCGTGACGCTGGTGCATCGCCGCGACGACTTCCGTGCCGCCCCCGACAGCGTCAATAAAATGCGCGCGCTGGCCAATGACAACAAAATCACCCTGCATATCGCCGAACCGGTTGCATTGAACGGACAGGGCGGCATGCTGGAAAGCGTGCATTTGCGTTCCAAAACCGCCGGAGAATTCGATGTCGCCTGCGATACGTTTCTGCCCTTTTACGGGCTGACGATGAAGCTGGGACCGGTTGCCGATTTCGGCCTCAACCTGCACGAAAACCTGATCCCCGTAGATACGGAAAAATTTGAAACAAGCACCGCAGGTATTTTCGCCATCGGCGACATTAATCATTACCCCGGAAAACTGAAACTGATCCTGTCCGGCTTCCACGAAGCCGCGCTGATGGCGCAGCAGGCTTTCCGCTATATTTATCCCGATAAGAAACTGCGCTTTCAATACACAACCTCTTCCTCGAACCTGCAGGAAAAACTGGGTGTAAAATAG
- a CDS encoding 2Fe-2S iron-sulfur cluster binding domain-containing protein has protein sequence MHILVTDQTGQKHRLDALEGWSAMEIMRDFDLNIKAECGGCMSCATCHVYVDTDWLEKLYPPLEEETDILENEAFAVQENSRLSCQILFTENLNGLKLTLAPGTEKDA, from the coding sequence ATGCATATTCTGGTGACCGATCAGACCGGGCAGAAACACAGGCTTGATGCGCTGGAAGGCTGGAGCGCGATGGAAATCATGCGTGACTTTGATTTGAATATCAAGGCGGAATGCGGCGGCTGCATGTCTTGTGCCACCTGCCATGTTTATGTTGATACCGACTGGCTGGAGAAGCTGTATCCGCCGCTGGAAGAAGAAACGGATATACTGGAGAACGAAGCCTTCGCCGTGCAGGAGAATTCACGGCTTTCCTGTCAAATACTGTTTACAGAGAATTTAAACGGCTTAAAATTAACGCTCGCCCCCGGTACGGAAAAAGACGCGTGA
- the pheS gene encoding phenylalanine--tRNA ligase subunit alpha, with translation MSSIEALKKEIVETVQAANDMQSLEDVRIQALGKKGKVTDLMKSLGGMDPDQRREMGQALNRLKDEITTEIEARATALKRKEMDARLENEKLDMTLSIRPEQQGSIHPISQTIEEMIAIFATMGFTLAEGPEIEDDFHNFTALNFPPEHPARQMHDTFYLPNDPHGEGEAATRLLRTHTSTVQIHVMQEQKPPIRVITLGRTFRSDYDMTHTPMFHQVEGLVIDKTTHMGHLKHCLSTFCKKFFGVSDLPVRFRPSYFPFTEPSAEMDIGCAVNDGKLEIGAGKNWMEILGCGMVHPNVLKNCGIDPDEYQGFAFGMGIERVAMLKYGIPDLRTFFESDIRWLRHYGFGPAEQPNTVLRSE, from the coding sequence ATGAGCAGTATTGAGGCGCTGAAAAAAGAAATCGTCGAAACGGTACAGGCCGCAAATGATATGCAGAGCCTTGAGGATGTGCGTATTCAGGCGCTTGGTAAAAAAGGCAAGGTCACAGATTTAATGAAATCCCTCGGCGGGATGGATCCCGATCAGCGCCGCGAGATGGGACAGGCACTGAACCGTCTAAAGGACGAGATTACCACAGAAATCGAAGCCCGCGCCACCGCGCTGAAGCGTAAGGAAATGGATGCACGGCTTGAAAATGAAAAGCTGGACATGACCCTGTCCATCCGTCCTGAACAGCAAGGCAGCATTCATCCGATCAGCCAAACGATTGAGGAGATGATTGCCATTTTCGCCACGATGGGTTTCACCCTTGCGGAAGGGCCGGAAATTGAAGACGATTTCCACAACTTCACCGCCCTGAACTTTCCGCCTGAACATCCGGCGCGGCAAATGCATGATACGTTTTATCTGCCGAATGACCCGCATGGCGAAGGCGAAGCGGCAACGCGCCTTTTACGCACGCATACATCGACCGTACAAATTCACGTGATGCAGGAGCAGAAACCGCCGATCCGTGTCATTACGCTGGGGCGCACTTTCCGTTCCGATTACGACATGACGCATACGCCGATGTTCCACCAGGTCGAAGGACTTGTGATTGATAAAACCACGCATATGGGGCATCTGAAACATTGCCTCAGCACCTTCTGCAAAAAGTTCTTCGGCGTCAGCGATCTGCCGGTGCGTTTCCGCCCCAGCTATTTCCCCTTTACCGAGCCTTCCGCCGAGATGGATATCGGCTGTGCCGTCAATGACGGCAAGCTGGAAATCGGCGCGGGCAAAAACTGGATGGAAATTCTGGGCTGCGGCATGGTACATCCGAATGTGTTGAAAAACTGCGGCATTGACCCCGATGAATATCAGGGCTTTGCCTTCGGGATGGGGATTGAACGTGTCGCGATGCTGAAATACGGCATTCCCGATTTGCGTACATTCTTTGAATCCGATATCCGCTGGCTGCGCCATTACGGTTTCGGCCCTGCCGAACAGCCGAATACGGTACTGCGTTCGGAATAA
- a CDS encoding phenylalanine--tRNA ligase subunit beta — protein MKFTLSWLKEYLDTDASLDRIAETLTAIGLEVEGITDPAKDLEGFVVGEVIECGPHPDADKLQVTMVDTGTEKLQVVCGAPNCRLGLKGVFAPSGCYVPGLDFTLGKAKIRGVESNGMLCSEKELRLSDEHKGIIDLPANTKIGTPAATVLGLDDPVIEIALTPNRGDCAGIYGIARDLAAAGLGKLKTPDTTPVKGSFDSAVTVSIKDDAETACPCFVGRMIKGVKNAESPAWLQQRLTAIGLRPISALVDITNFFTIAFARPLHVYDADKLQGNIHVRLSKKGEEIDALDDKHYNLTDGMTAICDDSGVLGLGGIVGGEPSSVSETTENVYLECALFDPVAIASTGRALQVDSDARYRFERGVDPAFVEAGAELATKMILELCGGEASNTCIAGAAKAAEKTVKYDPALCEKLGGLALPEARQKEILETLGFTVAKDWTITAPSWRPDIDGKADIVEEVLRIHGYDNIEDVALEANDNLPPPLSALQKKLSITRRILAGRGLSETVTWAFMSSKTADLFGADLHQHKAALTLSNPISSELDMMRPSLLPNLIDGAARNIARGHADVGLFEVANAYISTAKEGHVMTIAGVRTGDAAPRHWSGVHRPTDVYDIKADALAALAVCGAPVDKLQLTEDAPGWYHPGRSACLRLGPNVLAQFGEIHPAVLDDMDTGARVYGFEVFPENVPQPKKQSGTAREPLNAPPFQPAYRDFAFLVDDALPAEKLIRAIRNADKDLIAAVDIFDIYKGQGVPEDKKSVALYVTLQPRDATLTDADFKAFTDKVVANVEKQTGGTLRG, from the coding sequence ATGAAATTCACATTGTCATGGCTGAAAGAATATCTGGACACAGATGCCTCGCTTGACCGCATTGCCGAAACCCTGACCGCCATCGGGCTGGAGGTTGAAGGCATCACCGACCCTGCCAAGGATCTGGAAGGCTTTGTTGTCGGTGAAGTGATTGAATGCGGCCCTCATCCCGATGCCGACAAGCTGCAGGTCACGATGGTCGATACCGGCACGGAAAAACTGCAAGTCGTCTGCGGCGCACCGAATTGTCGTCTGGGGCTGAAAGGCGTGTTTGCGCCGTCAGGCTGTTATGTGCCGGGTCTGGATTTCACGCTGGGTAAGGCAAAAATCCGCGGTGTGGAATCAAACGGTATGCTCTGTTCGGAAAAAGAGCTGCGCCTGTCCGATGAACATAAAGGCATTATTGATCTTCCTGCCAATACGAAAATCGGCACCCCTGCCGCTACCGTGCTGGGACTGGATGATCCGGTGATAGAAATTGCGCTGACCCCGAACCGCGGCGACTGCGCAGGCATTTACGGCATTGCCCGCGATCTCGCCGCAGCAGGTCTCGGCAAGCTGAAAACACCGGACACCACGCCTGTGAAGGGCAGTTTTGACAGTGCTGTGACGGTCAGCATCAAAGACGATGCGGAAACCGCCTGTCCCTGTTTTGTCGGACGCATGATCAAAGGCGTGAAAAACGCCGAAAGCCCGGCATGGCTGCAGCAACGCCTGACGGCTATCGGTCTGCGCCCGATTTCGGCGCTGGTCGATATCACCAATTTCTTTACCATTGCCTTCGCGCGCCCGCTGCATGTTTATGATGCCGACAAGCTGCAAGGCAATATCCATGTCCGCCTCTCCAAAAAAGGTGAGGAAATCGACGCGCTGGATGACAAACATTACAATCTGACAGACGGCATGACTGCCATCTGTGATGACAGCGGCGTGCTGGGGCTGGGCGGCATTGTCGGCGGCGAGCCGTCTTCCGTCAGTGAAACCACCGAAAATGTCTATCTGGAATGCGCCCTGTTCGACCCTGTCGCCATTGCCTCCACAGGCCGCGCCCTGCAAGTCGACAGCGACGCGCGCTACCGCTTTGAACGCGGTGTTGACCCCGCTTTCGTCGAAGCCGGCGCAGAACTGGCGACCAAAATGATTCTGGAACTCTGCGGCGGCGAGGCAAGTAATACCTGCATCGCAGGTGCCGCCAAAGCAGCTGAGAAAACCGTCAAATACGATCCCGCCCTGTGCGAAAAACTTGGCGGGCTCGCCCTTCCCGAAGCCCGCCAGAAAGAAATTCTGGAAACACTCGGCTTCACTGTTGCCAAAGACTGGACAATCACCGCCCCCAGCTGGCGTCCCGATATTGACGGCAAAGCCGATATTGTCGAGGAAGTCTTGCGCATTCACGGCTATGATAATATTGAAGATGTCGCGCTGGAGGCCAATGACAATCTGCCGCCGCCGCTATCGGCCTTGCAGAAAAAACTGTCGATCACCCGCCGCATTCTGGCAGGCCGCGGCTTATCCGAAACCGTGACATGGGCCTTTATGTCGTCAAAAACCGCCGATCTGTTCGGTGCCGATCTGCATCAGCACAAAGCGGCGCTGACGCTTTCAAACCCGATCAGCAGCGAGCTGGATATGATGCGCCCCTCTCTGCTGCCCAATCTGATTGACGGCGCAGCACGCAACATTGCACGCGGTCATGCCGATGTCGGTTTGTTCGAAGTTGCCAATGCCTATATCTCGACTGCCAAAGAAGGGCACGTGATGACAATTGCCGGCGTCCGTACCGGCGATGCCGCCCCGCGCCATTGGAGCGGTGTTCACCGCCCGACGGATGTCTATGACATCAAAGCGGATGCCTTGGCCGCGCTGGCTGTCTGCGGTGCTCCCGTCGACAAATTGCAACTGACGGAAGACGCGCCGGGCTGGTATCATCCCGGTCGCTCCGCCTGCCTGCGTCTTGGCCCGAATGTGCTGGCACAATTCGGCGAAATTCATCCTGCCGTATTGGATGACATGGATACCGGTGCGCGGGTTTACGGTTTTGAAGTTTTCCCCGAGAATGTACCGCAGCCGAAAAAGCAAAGCGGCACGGCACGCGAACCCTTGAACGCCCCCCCCTTCCAGCCTGCTTACCGTGATTTCGCCTTTTTGGTGGATGATGCGCTACCGGCGGAAAAACTGATCCGCGCAATCCGCAATGCGGATAAGGATTTGATTGCTGCCGTTGATATTTTCGACATCTATAAAGGCCAGGGCGTGCCGGAGGATAAGAAATCCGTTGCACTTTACGTGACATTGCAGCCGCGTGATGCCACGCTGACTGATGCCGATTTCAAAGCCTTTACGGATAAAGTCGTCGCCAATGTCGAAAAACAGACAGGCGGCACATTGCGGGGATAA
- a CDS encoding DUF177 domain-containing protein, which yields MLSEIIRLADIDTKEKTFVIKATEGDCKELAARLHILEIADVQAKLTLKRVRKHMIELSGKLSCEAVQECVVTLEPVKTVIDTEFDITFSEEEQELAEDTLMPDLALEPVEGDVIDLGEIVAQQISIALPDYPRAEGVAFEGHIEAPEALLPPEQRTSRPFATLLKVAQQQQNNQNDKDGE from the coding sequence ATGCTGTCAGAAATCATCCGGCTTGCCGATATTGATACCAAAGAAAAAACATTCGTTATCAAAGCGACGGAAGGCGATTGCAAAGAGCTGGCCGCACGACTGCATATTCTGGAGATTGCGGATGTGCAGGCAAAACTTACGCTGAAGCGCGTGCGCAAGCATATGATCGAGCTGTCCGGAAAGCTGTCCTGTGAAGCAGTGCAGGAATGTGTCGTGACGCTGGAGCCTGTCAAAACCGTTATTGATACGGAATTTGATATCACTTTTTCAGAGGAGGAACAGGAACTGGCGGAGGACACACTCATGCCTGATCTGGCGCTGGAGCCTGTCGAGGGTGATGTGATTGATCTTGGGGAAATCGTGGCGCAGCAGATTTCCATCGCGCTGCCGGATTATCCCCGTGCCGAGGGCGTTGCCTTTGAGGGGCATATCGAAGCACCGGAGGCTTTGCTGCCGCCGGAGCAGCGCACAAGCCGTCCTTTCGCAACATTGCTGAAAGTCGCGCAGCAACAGCAAAACAACCAGAATGACAAAGACGGTGAATAA
- a CDS encoding Y-family DNA polymerase, producing the protein MTLALVDCNNFYVSCERVFRPDLEGVPVIVLSNNDGCAVARSNEAKALGIQMGQPFFQIKDLCKQHGVVVFSSNYVLYGDMSRRVDEVLSMFAPDIENYSIDESFLDLSGFETKDLMEYGHEIRQTVLKWTGIPTCVGLGATKTLAKLANYCAKKMPQFDGVCDLSAPDIRQELFPQIPVGEVWGIGRRSAEKLENIGIRTVADFIRMERPQARKLLNVNGERLIDELSGTKCHDLEITAPAKKGITVSRSFGQRVTKQTEMLEAISTYTTRAAAKLRREGLETASITVFMHTGKHAKGEYYGNSCGMSFAVPTSDTLALVNAAVKAAKHIWKDGYPFYKAGVMLDDLIPKGTAQPDLFSTGDSEKSDALMTAVDAINRRMGKDTIHPASAGTKKAWIMRAGNRSPRYTTDWDELFEA; encoded by the coding sequence ATGACCCTCGCCCTCGTTGACTGCAACAATTTCTATGTCTCCTGTGAAAGGGTATTCCGCCCTGACCTTGAAGGCGTGCCTGTGATTGTGCTGTCCAATAATGACGGCTGTGCCGTTGCGCGGTCAAATGAAGCCAAGGCGCTGGGTATCCAGATGGGGCAGCCATTCTTCCAGATTAAAGACCTGTGTAAACAGCACGGCGTTGTCGTGTTCTCTTCCAACTATGTGCTGTATGGGGATATGAGCCGCCGGGTGGATGAAGTCTTGTCCATGTTCGCACCAGACATCGAGAATTACTCCATTGATGAAAGCTTCCTCGACCTATCCGGATTTGAAACAAAAGACCTGATGGAATACGGGCATGAAATCCGCCAAACCGTTCTGAAATGGACAGGCATTCCGACCTGTGTCGGCTTGGGAGCAACAAAGACGCTGGCAAAGCTTGCCAATTACTGCGCCAAGAAAATGCCGCAATTTGACGGCGTGTGTGATTTATCCGCCCCTGATATACGGCAGGAGCTGTTTCCGCAAATTCCCGTTGGCGAAGTTTGGGGCATCGGCAGACGCTCGGCGGAAAAGCTAGAGAATATCGGCATTCGCACCGTTGCCGACTTTATCCGTATGGAACGCCCGCAGGCCAGAAAGCTGCTAAACGTCAACGGAGAGCGCCTGATAGACGAACTCTCCGGCACGAAATGCCATGATTTGGAAATCACCGCCCCCGCCAAGAAAGGCATTACCGTGTCTCGTTCTTTCGGACAGCGCGTCACCAAACAAACGGAGATGCTGGAAGCCATTTCCACCTATACCACCCGTGCAGCGGCAAAGCTGCGCCGTGAAGGGCTTGAAACGGCTTCTATCACTGTTTTCATGCATACAGGCAAACATGCCAAAGGCGAATATTACGGCAACAGTTGCGGCATGTCCTTTGCCGTTCCGACATCTGATACGCTGGCGCTGGTTAATGCCGCCGTAAAAGCCGCCAAGCATATCTGGAAAGACGGCTATCCGTTTTATAAGGCGGGTGTGATGCTGGATGATTTAATCCCGAAAGGCACAGCACAGCCGGACTTGTTCAGCACGGGCGATAGTGAGAAGAGTGACGCACTGATGACAGCGGTTGATGCCATTAACAGGCGCATGGGCAAAGACACAATTCATCCCGCCAGCGCTGGAACGAAAAAGGCATGGATTATGCGGGCGGGCAACAGGTCACCGCGATACACAACGGATTGGGATGAGTTGTTTGAGGCTTAA
- the umuD gene encoding translesion error-prone DNA polymerase V autoproteolytic subunit, producing the protein MESFKSELTIISLKDDLSKVELPLMQSKLSAGFPSPAEEYEEGKLDLNEYLIDHPAATFCVRITGDSMKDAGILEGSVVIVDRSLEAQHKDIIVAVLNGELTIKRLYHLGGQVMLTPENNDYAPIEVTEDDSFSIWGVVTGMVHRFK; encoded by the coding sequence ATGGAATCATTTAAATCAGAACTGACAATCATTTCTTTGAAAGACGACCTGTCCAAGGTCGAACTGCCGCTTATGCAGAGCAAGCTATCGGCTGGCTTTCCATCACCTGCCGAAGAGTATGAAGAAGGCAAGCTTGACCTGAACGAATATCTGATTGACCATCCGGCGGCGACTTTCTGTGTGCGTATTACAGGTGACAGCATGAAGGATGCGGGCATTCTGGAAGGCAGCGTTGTGATTGTTGACCGTTCACTGGAGGCGCAGCACAAGGATATTATTGTTGCTGTGTTAAACGGAGAGTTGACGATTAAGCGCCTGTATCATCTTGGCGGTCAAGTGATGCTGACCCCTGAGAATAACGACTATGCACCGATAGAAGTCACAGAAGATGACAGCTTCTCAATCTGGGGGGTGGTGACGGGCATGGTGCATCGGTTTAAATAA
- a CDS encoding RNA-directed DNA polymerase: MRIAQIIAKQTSAVTAAHLIALANSANHRYKTYKISKRNGQHRTIEHPSRQLKFVQRWLGRKLFSKFPIHSKAFAYVRGKSIAHHAEIHVSNNYLLRIDFKNFFPSITAENIKHKLNDFRYKDGSNLEPAEIDFITKIVTKSGQLTIGAPSSPIISNILMYEFDHYWDQYSSERGITYSRYADDIYFSTNVPNLLNQCLIDVREYLRENPNPRLFINDNKVVHTSKKRNRTVTGLTLTSDRKVSIGRDRKRQIRSLIFKHKNGLLNEQQIGQLSGILSYVRSVEPEFITSIEQKYGGAFINSISGVNQT; encoded by the coding sequence ATGAGAATAGCGCAGATCATTGCAAAACAAACCTCCGCCGTTACTGCGGCCCATTTGATAGCGTTAGCAAATTCTGCTAACCATAGATATAAAACCTACAAAATATCTAAGAGAAATGGACAGCATAGAACTATTGAACACCCATCGAGGCAATTAAAATTTGTTCAAAGGTGGCTTGGAAGAAAGCTATTTTCGAAATTTCCAATTCATTCAAAAGCGTTTGCCTATGTAAGAGGGAAAAGTATTGCTCATCACGCCGAAATACATGTGTCCAACAATTATCTTCTCAGAATTGACTTTAAAAACTTTTTTCCTTCTATTACAGCCGAGAATATAAAACACAAACTTAATGATTTTAGATATAAAGACGGCTCTAATCTTGAACCTGCGGAGATTGACTTTATCACGAAAATTGTAACTAAATCAGGCCAATTAACTATTGGAGCGCCATCCTCTCCAATTATTTCAAATATTCTCATGTATGAATTTGATCATTATTGGGATCAATATTCTTCTGAGAGAGGCATTACTTATAGTAGATATGCTGATGATATTTACTTTTCTACAAACGTACCTAACTTGTTAAACCAGTGCTTAATTGATGTGCGCGAATATCTGCGCGAGAATCCTAACCCGCGGCTTTTCATCAACGACAACAAAGTGGTTCACACATCAAAAAAGCGTAATAGAACTGTGACGGGTTTAACTTTAACAAGTGACCGCAAAGTATCAATAGGTCGTGATAGAAAAAGGCAAATAAGGAGTCTAATTTTCAAGCATAAAAATGGACTTCTTAATGAGCAACAAATAGGTCAGTTGTCCGGGATACTCTCATATGTCCGATCAGTAGAGCCGGAATTCATTACGTCAATAGAACAAAAATACGGTGGAGCATTTATCAATAGCATTTCAGGCGTCAATCAAACTTGA